Proteins from a genomic interval of Acidobacteriota bacterium:
- a CDS encoding beta-lactamase family protein translates to MRLLLAVLFVLVQVVAGSAQATQGAEDRRAALIARGVSLELPGAWEPPPGHAVEHHTAGYAKTLCSAVFLTGLDPDDAAANVGFFTGPLEHRAAVVDRVIDREKQEVRLRLENGVTRVARRFGSQGCVALPIGRDDVFFTPSVVTPNLPDPAKTHWPMGDVPAPEPPVAEFNPAAVAAAMEAGFGPPEAMTLALVVTYKGRIIGERYAPGIDLHTPLESWSMTKSLTGTLVARLIQMGVYTLDQPAPIPEWQAPDDPRRAIRIVDIMRMSSGIRIRAPQDPDWDASFGYPDHLYLYTGTVNSFEWAATRPLQWRPNTVGRYRNTDPVLASYLVKLGAEKLGQDYHAFPQRVLFDKIGIRNAVIETDPFGNFLGQGYGMVAARDWARLASLYLRDGVWNGERLLPQGYVDHVKTIAPAWEADGRPVYGGGFFWVNGDGALPLPRDAFAMRGAGGQSATIVPSHGLVVVRLGKYRGAEAGAKALNGAFELLMRSLPAVR, encoded by the coding sequence ATGCGCTTGCTGCTCGCCGTGCTGTTCGTGCTGGTCCAGGTCGTGGCGGGGTCCGCTCAGGCCACGCAGGGCGCCGAGGATCGGCGCGCCGCTCTCATCGCGCGCGGGGTGTCGCTCGAGCTGCCCGGCGCGTGGGAGCCTCCGCCCGGCCACGCCGTCGAGCATCACACCGCGGGCTACGCGAAGACCCTCTGCTCGGCCGTCTTCCTCACCGGCCTCGATCCCGACGATGCGGCGGCGAACGTCGGGTTCTTCACGGGTCCGCTCGAGCATCGCGCCGCCGTGGTCGACCGCGTCATCGACCGCGAGAAGCAGGAAGTGCGGCTGCGCCTGGAGAACGGCGTCACGCGCGTCGCACGCCGATTCGGGAGCCAGGGGTGCGTGGCGCTGCCCATCGGCCGCGACGACGTGTTCTTCACGCCGTCGGTCGTCACGCCGAACCTGCCAGACCCTGCCAAGACCCACTGGCCCATGGGCGACGTGCCCGCCCCCGAGCCACCGGTCGCGGAGTTCAATCCGGCCGCCGTGGCTGCCGCGATGGAGGCAGGCTTCGGCCCGCCCGAGGCCATGACGCTCGCGCTCGTCGTCACCTACAAGGGGCGTATCATCGGCGAACGCTACGCGCCGGGCATCGACCTCCACACGCCGCTCGAGAGCTGGTCGATGACGAAGAGCCTCACCGGTACGCTCGTCGCGCGACTCATCCAGATGGGGGTGTATACGCTCGACCAGCCGGCGCCGATTCCCGAGTGGCAGGCACCCGACGACCCGCGTCGGGCGATCCGCATCGTCGACATCATGCGGATGTCGAGCGGCATCCGCATCCGGGCCCCACAGGACCCCGACTGGGACGCGTCGTTCGGCTATCCCGATCACCTCTATCTCTACACGGGCACGGTGAACTCGTTCGAGTGGGCGGCCACGCGCCCGCTGCAGTGGAGGCCGAACACGGTGGGCCGTTACCGCAACACGGACCCCGTCCTGGCGAGCTACCTCGTGAAGCTCGGCGCGGAGAAGCTGGGGCAGGACTACCACGCGTTTCCGCAGCGCGTGCTCTTCGACAAGATTGGCATTCGCAACGCCGTGATCGAGACCGATCCCTTCGGCAACTTCCTCGGCCAGGGGTACGGGATGGTGGCCGCCCGCGACTGGGCGCGACTCGCCAGTCTCTACCTGAGGGACGGCGTGTGGAACGGCGAGCGGTTGCTGCCCCAGGGTTACGTGGACCACGTGAAGACGATTGCGCCTGCATGGGAAGCCGACGGCCGCCCCGTGTACGGCGGCGGCTTCTTCTGGGTGAACGGCGACGGCGCCCTGCCCCTTCCCCGCGATGCGTTTGCCATGCGCGGCGCCGGCGGGCAGAGCGCGACGATCGTGCCGTCGCACGGCCTCGTCGTCGTGCGGCTCGGGAAGTACCGCGGGGCGGAAGCCGGCGCCAAGGCACTCAACGGCGCATTCGAGCTGCTGATGAGATCGCTGCCGGCGGTGCGCTGA
- a CDS encoding DUF3516 domain-containing protein, with product MTASLADLLPQTRNASSDELLDRFLDYVAASRLSLYPAQEEAVLALLDDRNVILNTPTGSGKSLVASAMLFAALARGERAVYTCPIKALVNEKWMNLCREFGPDHVGLSTGDASVNRDAPILCCTAEVLSNIALRHGADADVDHVVMDEFHYYADRDRGVAWQTPLLTLPRTRFLLMSATLGDTAFFEEALTRLNGRSTATIASGERPVPLEYAYSEIALPHTVEQLVDERKAPVYVVHFTQADAATSAQDFTSLKICTREEKAEIAARIAHVHFSSPYGGEIRRWLRHGIGLHHAGLLPKYRVLVEQLAQRGLLKVICGTDTLGAGINVPIRTVLFTRLCKFDGRKTAILTARDFHQIAGRAGRKGFDDHGYVVVQAPEHVIENLRLSEKAARDGKKVTRRKPPEHNFVNWDVNTFKRLMSARPEQLVSRFEVSHGMLLNVLSRRGDGCGAMRRLVRDSHEAEAAKAVHRRRGWLLFRALVARGIIEFVPPDEHETRLRVNVDLQDDFSMDQALSLYLVETIPLLEPDSPAYVLDLITLVESILENPEIILRRQLDRLKGEAVAKMKAEGLDYEQRMEELEKLEYPKPLADFVYQTFNQFAANHPWVGEESIRPKSIAREMFEQCRSFTEYVLDYDLQRSEGLLLRHLNSVYKVLSQTVPDPHKTDEVLDLEHYLRTMLRQVDSSLEEEWARMRDPAYRPLEGAALPASRAGERRPPGTDLAVADITTDTRRFTAAVRARIFLFLRAWWTRDEVGALAVLADVEPSAQDEGPTDGADGAADGWTTKRLQAVADEYRAERGMLRFDPEARNARHTYITPSDDGRTWRVEQMLVDPEMANDWVAAFDIDLDASRAHGQPVMRLERIGPLA from the coding sequence ATGACCGCCTCGCTCGCCGACCTGCTGCCCCAGACGCGAAATGCCTCGAGCGACGAGTTGCTCGACCGCTTTCTCGACTACGTGGCCGCCTCACGGCTTTCGTTGTACCCGGCGCAGGAAGAGGCCGTCCTTGCGCTGCTCGACGATCGGAACGTCATCCTGAACACGCCCACGGGCTCCGGCAAGTCGCTCGTGGCCTCGGCGATGCTCTTCGCCGCTCTCGCTCGCGGCGAACGCGCGGTCTACACCTGCCCGATCAAGGCGCTCGTCAACGAGAAATGGATGAACCTGTGCCGCGAGTTCGGCCCTGATCACGTGGGGTTGAGCACGGGTGACGCGTCGGTGAACCGCGACGCGCCGATCCTCTGCTGTACGGCGGAGGTGCTCTCGAACATCGCCCTGAGACACGGTGCAGACGCCGACGTCGACCACGTGGTGATGGACGAGTTCCACTACTACGCCGATCGCGACCGCGGCGTGGCCTGGCAGACGCCTCTGCTGACGCTGCCGCGGACGCGCTTCCTCCTGATGTCGGCCACACTCGGCGACACGGCGTTCTTCGAGGAGGCGCTCACGCGTCTCAACGGCCGGTCCACCGCGACCATCGCGTCGGGCGAGCGGCCCGTGCCGCTCGAGTACGCCTACTCGGAGATCGCGCTTCCTCACACGGTCGAGCAACTCGTCGACGAGCGCAAGGCGCCAGTCTACGTCGTCCATTTCACGCAGGCGGACGCGGCCACGAGCGCGCAGGACTTCACCAGCCTGAAGATCTGCACGCGCGAGGAGAAGGCCGAGATCGCCGCGCGCATCGCGCACGTCCACTTCAGCAGCCCGTACGGCGGCGAGATCCGGCGGTGGCTGCGTCACGGCATCGGCCTGCACCATGCCGGGCTGCTGCCGAAGTACCGCGTGCTCGTCGAGCAGCTCGCGCAGCGCGGCCTCCTCAAGGTGATCTGCGGCACCGACACGCTCGGCGCGGGCATCAACGTGCCCATCCGCACGGTGCTCTTCACGCGGCTCTGCAAGTTCGACGGCCGGAAGACCGCCATTCTCACCGCGCGCGACTTCCACCAGATTGCCGGGCGTGCGGGGCGCAAGGGCTTCGACGACCACGGGTACGTCGTCGTGCAGGCGCCCGAGCACGTCATCGAGAACCTGCGGCTCAGCGAGAAGGCGGCTCGCGACGGCAAGAAGGTCACACGGCGCAAGCCGCCCGAGCACAACTTCGTGAACTGGGACGTCAACACGTTCAAGCGGCTGATGAGCGCACGGCCCGAGCAGCTCGTCTCGCGATTCGAGGTGTCGCACGGGATGCTGCTCAACGTGCTGAGCCGCCGAGGTGACGGCTGCGGCGCGATGCGGAGGCTCGTGCGCGACAGCCACGAGGCGGAGGCCGCGAAGGCCGTGCACCGGCGGCGCGGCTGGCTGCTCTTCCGCGCGCTGGTCGCGCGCGGGATCATCGAGTTCGTGCCGCCCGACGAGCACGAGACGAGACTCCGCGTGAACGTCGACCTGCAGGACGACTTCTCGATGGACCAGGCGTTGTCACTCTATCTGGTCGAGACGATCCCGCTGCTCGAGCCCGACTCGCCTGCCTACGTACTCGACCTCATCACGCTCGTCGAGTCGATCCTCGAGAACCCCGAGATCATCCTGCGCCGACAGCTCGACCGCCTGAAGGGCGAGGCAGTGGCGAAGATGAAGGCCGAGGGCCTCGACTACGAGCAGCGCATGGAGGAGCTCGAGAAGCTCGAGTATCCAAAGCCGCTCGCCGACTTCGTCTACCAGACCTTCAACCAGTTCGCCGCCAACCACCCGTGGGTCGGCGAAGAGAGCATCCGGCCGAAGTCGATTGCGCGCGAGATGTTCGAGCAGTGTCGCTCGTTCACCGAGTACGTGCTCGACTACGACCTCCAGCGATCGGAAGGGCTGCTGCTGCGGCACCTCAACAGCGTCTACAAGGTGCTCAGCCAGACCGTGCCCGACCCGCACAAGACCGACGAGGTGCTCGACCTCGAGCACTACTTGCGGACGATGCTGCGACAGGTGGATTCGAGCCTCGAAGAGGAATGGGCGCGGATGCGGGATCCGGCCTATCGTCCCCTCGAGGGTGCTGCCCTGCCCGCTTCGCGCGCGGGGGAGAGACGCCCGCCAGGCACCGACCTCGCCGTGGCCGACATCACAACCGATACGCGGCGCTTCACGGCGGCCGTTCGCGCGCGCATCTTCCTCTTCCTGCGCGCGTGGTGGACGCGCGACGAGGTCGGCGCGCTCGCCGTGCTCGCCGACGTCGAGCCTTCCGCGCAGGACGAGGGCCCGACCGACGGCGCCGATGGCGCGGCTGACGGCTGGACGACGAAGCGGCTGCAGGCGGTGGCGGACGAGTATCGGGCGGAGCGCGGCATGTTGCGCTTCGATCCCGAGGCGCGCAACGCGCGCCACACGTACATCACGCCCTCTGACGATGGCCGCACGTGGCGCGTCGAGCAGATGCTCGTCGACCCGGAGATGGCGAACGACTGGGTGGCGGCGTTCGACATCGACCTCGACGCGTCTCGCGCGCACGGGCAGCCGGTGATGCGGCTCGAGCGCATCGGGCCACTCGCGTAG
- a CDS encoding PQQ-binding-like beta-propeller repeat protein: MSSQRTHEEAPRKPIRFWPGAAAGVLTALAWVGLPLAAPSQGGTAVLAGAVGALAILLWWLLFSRARWRERLGALVLMAVALLTTAQVVHPSIANGMMGLMPFLYGVPLLSLALVAAVAVTLQRPAGSRQVVMLAAILLACGLMTLVRTDGVRGDGGSDFRWRWTPTAEERLLARGEEPPPAGTAPPAVASPGREEAADDAVLTAAAAGVEVPAPSGTAEPVDAPRREAHESAPRDAGVAAVAEPDSTDPETPGGEWPGFRGAARDGIVRGVRIETDWSARPPAELWRRPIGPGWSSFAVHGRLVYTQEQRGDEELVSAYDLETGAPVWRHRDAARFWESNAGAGPRGTPTLDRGRVYTLGATGLLNALDARTGAVVWSRHAAADTGRPIPDWGFSSSPLVVGDLVIVATAGVLAAYDRSTGRPRWTGPAGGSGYSSPHLATIDGVAQVVLLNGAGAIGVAPADGAVLWRHEWRGDGIVQPTVVARGDVLIGSGSGLAAAVGLRRISVAQGSSGWTVEERWTSRDLKPYFNDFVVHEGHAYGFDGRILACVDLETGTRKWKGGRYGHGQMVLLPDQALLLVLSEDGELALVRAAPDGFSELARVPAIEGKTWNHPVLAGDVVLVRNGEEMAAFRLATASR; encoded by the coding sequence ATGTCCAGCCAACGAACGCATGAGGAGGCGCCTCGGAAGCCCATCCGGTTCTGGCCGGGCGCCGCGGCCGGCGTGCTCACCGCGCTCGCCTGGGTGGGGCTCCCACTTGCCGCGCCGAGCCAGGGTGGCACAGCGGTGCTCGCCGGCGCGGTTGGCGCCCTGGCGATTCTCCTCTGGTGGCTGCTCTTCAGTCGCGCGCGCTGGCGTGAGCGCCTGGGAGCCCTCGTGCTGATGGCCGTCGCGCTGTTGACGACCGCGCAGGTCGTGCACCCCTCCATCGCGAACGGGATGATGGGACTCATGCCCTTCCTCTACGGCGTGCCCCTGCTGAGCCTCGCGCTGGTCGCGGCCGTCGCCGTCACGCTCCAGCGTCCAGCCGGATCGCGCCAGGTCGTGATGCTCGCCGCCATCCTGCTCGCCTGCGGCCTCATGACGCTCGTGCGGACCGACGGCGTCCGTGGCGATGGCGGATCGGACTTTCGGTGGCGCTGGACGCCGACGGCCGAAGAGCGGCTGCTGGCTCGCGGGGAGGAGCCGCCTCCTGCCGGCACTGCACCGCCGGCGGTGGCGAGTCCCGGGCGCGAGGAAGCTGCCGACGACGCAGTCCTCACAGCCGCAGCCGCCGGCGTCGAGGTTCCGGCACCATCGGGGACGGCGGAACCGGTCGACGCTCCACGCAGAGAAGCTCACGAGTCGGCTCCGCGTGACGCGGGCGTGGCGGCAGTCGCTGAACCGGACAGCACCGACCCCGAAACACCAGGCGGCGAATGGCCCGGCTTTCGTGGCGCTGCCCGTGACGGCATCGTCCGTGGCGTTCGAATCGAGACCGACTGGTCGGCGAGGCCTCCCGCCGAATTGTGGCGCCGCCCGATTGGGCCCGGGTGGTCGTCGTTCGCGGTCCACGGTCGCCTCGTCTACACGCAGGAACAACGAGGGGACGAGGAACTCGTGTCCGCGTACGACCTGGAGACGGGCGCGCCGGTGTGGCGGCACCGCGACGCCGCACGCTTCTGGGAGTCCAACGCCGGCGCCGGTCCCCGAGGCACGCCGACGCTCGACCGCGGCCGCGTCTACACGCTCGGCGCGACGGGCCTCCTGAACGCGCTCGACGCGCGCACGGGCGCGGTGGTCTGGTCGCGCCACGCCGCGGCCGACACCGGCAGGCCCATTCCCGACTGGGGCTTTTCGAGCTCGCCCCTCGTGGTCGGCGACCTGGTCATCGTCGCGACCGCGGGTGTGCTCGCCGCCTACGATCGCTCGACTGGCCGCCCGCGCTGGACCGGTCCGGCGGGGGGGTCGGGCTACAGTTCGCCGCACCTTGCGACCATCGACGGCGTGGCCCAGGTCGTGCTGCTGAACGGCGCCGGCGCGATTGGCGTCGCGCCAGCCGATGGCGCGGTGCTCTGGCGGCACGAGTGGAGGGGGGACGGCATCGTCCAGCCGACGGTCGTCGCGCGCGGCGACGTGCTCATCGGCAGCGGTTCCGGGCTGGCTGCGGCTGTCGGACTTCGCCGGATCTCGGTGGCGCAGGGATCGTCCGGGTGGACCGTGGAGGAGCGCTGGACGTCGCGCGACCTCAAGCCCTACTTCAACGACTTCGTCGTTCACGAGGGCCACGCGTACGGATTCGACGGCAGGATCCTCGCCTGCGTCGATCTCGAGACGGGGACGCGCAAGTGGAAGGGTGGACGGTACGGTCACGGCCAGATGGTGCTCCTGCCCGACCAGGCCCTGCTGCTCGTGCTGTCCGAGGACGGCGAGCTGGCGCTCGTGCGGGCGGCTCCTGACGGGTTCAGCGAACTCGCGCGCGTGCCCGCCATCGAGGGCAAGACGTGGAACCACCCGGTGCTCGCCGGCGACGTCGTCCTGGTGCGCAACGGCGAGGAGATGGCCGCGTTCCGCCTGGCGACCGCAAGCCGGTGA
- a CDS encoding YciI family protein: protein MRFMMIVKATRETEAGVRPKEELFAAMATYHEDLAKAGVLLDASGLQPSAKGFRVQYAGGKRTVVDGPFTETKELIAGYTLIQVKSRDEAVEWARRFPNPHDEDGHIEVRQLFELDDFGPSEQVDRFRRLDVLTGQDLRE, encoded by the coding sequence ATGCGGTTCATGATGATCGTCAAGGCCACGAGAGAGACCGAAGCCGGGGTGAGACCGAAAGAGGAGCTGTTCGCTGCGATGGCGACCTATCACGAGGACCTGGCCAAGGCCGGCGTGCTGCTGGACGCCTCGGGTCTCCAGCCAAGCGCGAAGGGATTTCGCGTCCAGTACGCCGGTGGGAAGCGCACGGTGGTGGACGGCCCCTTCACCGAGACGAAGGAGCTCATCGCCGGCTATACGCTCATCCAGGTGAAGTCGCGGGACGAAGCGGTGGAGTGGGCGCGCCGGTTTCCCAACCCCCACGACGAGGACGGTCACATCGAAGTCAGGCAACTCTTCGAACTGGACGACTTCGGACCGAGCGAGCAAGTCGACCGATTCCGCCGCCTGGACGTCTTGACGGGTCAGGACCTTCGCGAATGA